The nucleotide sequence CCCGGGATCGCCGCCACCGAGGACGCCCGGCCACCCTGGTCCGGCCTCGACCGGGGCATGGTGTGGGGCGAGGTCCACGACGAGAACGCCCACGCAATGGGCGGCGTCGCCGGCCACGCCGGAATCTTCTCCCGCGCCTGGGACCTCGCGGTCCTCGCCCGCACCCTGCTCAACGGCGGCGCCTACGGCCGGGCCCGCATCCTCTCCCCCGCCTCGGTGGAGCTGATGTTCACCGACTTCAACACCGCCTTCCCCGGAAACGCGCACGGCCTCGGCTTCGAGCTCCACCAGCACTGGTACATGGGCGCGATGGCCACGCCCCGGACGGCCGGGCACACCGGCTTCACCGGCACCAGCCTCGTCCTGGACCCGACGACCGACTCCTTCCTCATCGTGCTCGGCAACTCCGTGCACCCGGTGCGCTCCTGGCGCTCCGGGTCGGCCCCCCGCGTCGCCACCGCCGACGACCTTGCCAGGGCCGTCCCCGTACGGCCGGCCCGGGGCCGTACGGCCTGGTTCTCCGGCATGACGAGCGGCACCACCGGCACGCTCACGCTGCCGTCGGTGCCCGGGGCCGCGCGGCTCGCCTGCGCCCTGTGGTGGGACACCGAGCCGGGCGCCGACTCCGCCGTGCTGGAGTCCTCCGCCGACGGCGGCACGACCTGGCAGCCGGTGCCCTTCACCACCGACGGGCACACCGAACACCCGACGGGCGCGGCCGGCGGCTGGTCCGGCCGCGTCTGGCACACCGTGTCCGCCGCGCTGCCCGGCCCGGTCGCGCGGCTGCGCTGGCGGTACACGACGGACCGGCGCTACGTGGGGCGGGGCGTCTACGTGGACGGCCTCCGGCTGTTCGACGGAACGGGGCGGCCGGTGTTCGACGAGGCCCGGCCGGCGGACGGGTCCCGGATCGAGGCCAACGGCTGGACCCGGTCGGCCGATTGACCCCGCCCGCACAGCTGGTTGAACTACGTACAAGTGATCTTGTGAGGTAACGTCCCGGCGGGAAGATCTCACCGGGGGGATGGGACGAGCGCGTGGGCGAGCGTCTGTCGCGTCGCCCGTTCGCGGTGCCCTTCCGGCCCGCGGGGGCCGCCGCGACCGGCCCGCCGACGAGCGGCACGACCGCTTCGAGGCCCAGCCGCGCCACCGTCCTTCGCCCTTCCTCACGAGGTGTTCCTTCGATGACGTCCCTGTCCGAGCGCCGTCCACCGGACGCGCGCCGCTTCGCACGGTCCGCGTGGCTGTGCGCGCTCGCCCTCACCCTCCTGGCCGCGGTCGCGTTCGCGGTGTCGCCGCCGTCGCCCGCGACCGCGGCGACGGCGGGCACCACCACCCCGCCGCTCGCCACCCAGGTCTCCAACACGCCGTTCAAGGCGCGCGAGAACTACTACTGCACGCGCATACCCGCCCTCGTCACCAGCACGAAGGGCGTGCTCCTCGCCTTCGCCGAGGGCCGCAACCGGCTGACGACGACCGGCTGCCACGACGTCGGCGACAACGACCTCGTGCTCAAGAGGTCCCTCGACGGCGGTGCGACCTGGCAGGCCCTCCAGGTCGTCGTCGGCGCGGGCGACGAGCTCGCCCACGGCAACCCCGCTCCGGTCGTCGACGCCGTCTCCGGCCGGATCACCCTGCTGTACTCCAGCAGCGAGTGGAACCACGACGGCGCCAAGCCCTCCCGCGCGGGCTACGCACGCACGGTGCACGCGATCCACAGCACGGACGACGGGGCGACCTGGTCCGCGAGCGTGCCGCAGCCGCAGCTCAAGGCCGCCGGCTGGGGCTGGGTCTCCACCGGCCCAGGCCACGGCATCCAGCTCGGCCGGGGACCGCACCACGGCCGGCTGATCGTCCCCGGCGACCACACGGCCGGCGGTGACACGACCGCCGGCGGTCAGCTGTACATCAGCGACAACGGCGGCCTCACCTGGGCGATCGGCGCCCGGTCCGAGTCGGCCAAGTCCGGTGCTTACCCAGGCGAGTTGACCGTCGCCCAGACCGTCGACGGCGGCGTCTACGTCAACGCCCGCAACTCCGAGCCCACGCGCTGCCTCACCAACGAGCACCGGCTGGAGACCGTCAGCCCGGACGGCGGCGACTCCTTCGCGGCCCCCTTCACCCCGGTGGCCAACCTGGACACCTCCCCGGTGTTCGGCTCGCTGCTGCGGCTCCACGCCCAGGACCAGGACGCGAAGCCCAACAGGCTGCTGTACTCGGGTGCCTCCCGGCTCGGCCCCAGCCCGCTGGAGGACCGGCGCGAACTGGCCATCCGCTCCTCGTACGACGAAGGGAAGACCTGGCGGACCGTCGGCACCCTCGTCTCCGCCGCCCGCACCGGCTACTCCGATCTGACGCTGCTGCCGAGCGGCTCGATCGGCATTCTGTACGAGACGGCCGGCAACATCCCGCACGGCAACGTGGCGTTCGGCGCCTTCACCGAGCAGGCCATGCAGGACTCGGAGACCGAGCTGCGCCGCCCGCGCACCGGCGACACCCACGTCCGCGCCGCCGGCGAGGCCGGCAACCACGCCATCGTCCACGGCGGCGCGCGGCTGGGAACGCGTCACGACGGGGTCGCCATGGAGTTCGACGGCCAGGACGACTACCTGCGCCTCGTCTGCTCGCCGTCGCTGCGGGTCGACGACAAGGACTTCACCGTCACGGCCTGGTTCAGGCACTCCGCCGCGACCGGCACACTGCCGATCATCTGGGCGTACGGCATGCCCGGCACCGACCCGTTGAAGAAGGGACGTCACTTCTCGGTCCGGGCCGAACCGGGCGGCAATCTCCTGCGGGCCACGGTCGGCACGGACATCGGCTCCACCGAGGTGACGCTCCCGTCCTCGTACAACGACGGCACGTGGCACCACGTGGTCTTCACCCGGCAGGGCCTCACCATCGGCCTCGCCGTGGACGGGCAGCCGGCGGCCACCGCGACCATGCCGGCGGGGAACTCCGCCGCGGACCGGAACGTCACTCCGGCCGCCGAGTTCAACATCCACATCGGCGCCCGTCCCGACTTCCCCAACCAGCCGGCCGGGGTGGCCCAGCTCTTCCACGGCACCCTGGACGACGTGCGGCTCTTCAGGACCGCCCTCACCGACGCCGAAGCGGCCAGGGTGAAGGCCGGCGCCCTCGACGTCGCGACCGACCGGGAGAAGCTCCGCCTCGGCTTCACCACCATCTGGTAACCGGTCCCACCCCCGGCCGGCGGGGTACCACCCGCCGGCCCGGGGCGCGGACCTGCTGGTAGCCGGCGTACGGGTCCGGGCGCTCAGGCCGTCTCGGCGTACAGCTCCTCGATCAGCCGGACGACGTGATCCGGCTCCCGAAGCGTCGGATAGTGGTCGGAGCCGGGCAGCCGGACGAGACGGCAGCCCGGAATGCGCTCGGCCATCTCCTCGTTGCAGCGCACGACCTCCGGCCGGTCCAGCTCGCCGAGCGCGAGCAGGGTCGGCGCGGAGATCTCCCCGAGCCGGTCGAAGGCGGGCGGGCCGGTGAGCTGGTGGCCGATGTTGCTGAACCAGGCGGGGAGCACGGCCCGGCAGAGCTCCGCCGCGACCGGGTCGGTCTCGGGAGTGCCGCCCCCCGCCTTCGCCCACGCGCGCAGCCCGAGCCTGACGATGCCGTCCAGGTCGCCGGCGGCGGCCAGCGGCTCAAGGCGCTCGAAGAACTCGCCCGTCACCAGGCCGTCGTACCCGGAGACCCCGGGCACGAGCAGGGCGAGGCCGGCCACCCGCTCGGGCGCCTCCAGGGCGTAGTCGAGCGAGGTGGCTCCGCCCATGCTGGAGCCCACCAGTACCGCCCGGTCGACGGCGAAGTGGTCGAGGAGCTCGGCCAGATCACGGACCGGGGAGTACGCGGCGGTGGGCGCGGGCGAGCGTCCGTACCCGCGCACGTCGTAGCGGATCACCCGGTGCCGCGCGGCGAGCGCCGGCAGGACCGGGTCCCACACCGCGGAGTCGCCGACCCCGGGATGGAGCAGGACCAGCGGCGGGCCGTCGCCTTCCGCTCCCGCGTCGTCCGCCCAGACTTCACCGTGAGTGACAGAGACCATGGTTTCCACGGTCCCCAGTCTGGTGGGGCCCCACAGGGCCCCGCCAGCAGGCGAACGGTGTTCGGCCGACAACGAGCCCTTCAGGCACCGGATCCGGACGCCGCACGCAGGGCGGTCAACACCGGGCTGATCAGGGGGTGGTCCTCCGCGCCCCGCCGGACGGCGGCGAACACCCTGCGGGTCGGGGCGACGCCCTCGATCGGCCGGACCTCCACGCCCGTGAGGTCCACGCCGCGCAGGGCCGAGCGCGGCACGAGCGCCACCCCGGCGGACGCGGCCGCGAGGGCGACGACGGCACGGAAGTCGTCGGAGGAGTGCTCTGGGTTGAGGGTGAATCCGGCGTACTCGCAGGCCAGGACGGTCACATCATGGCAGGGGTTGCCGACGGACTGGCCGATCCAGGCGTCCTTCGCGAGGTCGCCGAGCGCGACCCGTTCGCCGGCCGCCAGCGGATGGCCGGACGGCAGCACCGCGTCGAAGGGCTCCGCGTACAGCGGGACGCGGGTGAGCCGGGCGTCGTCCTCGCCCGGCGCGCCCCGGTACTCGACCGCGACGGCCACGTCGACCTGCCGGTCGAGGACCATGAGCAGGCTCTCGTCGCCCTCGGCGTCCCGGACTCTGACCCGGATGCCGGGGGCGGAGTCGGCCAGTGCCCTGATCGCCGGGGCCACCACGAGTCCGATGCCGGTGGCGAAGGCGGCGACCGTGACCGTACCGGCCTCGCCGGAGCTGTAGGCGGCGAGTTCGGACTCGGCTCGCTCCAACTGGGCGAGGACGGCGTTGGCGTGGCTGAGCAGGATCTCGCCGGCCGGGGTGAGGCGGGCGCCGCGGGCGCTGCGGTCCACCAGCCGGTGGCCGGTCTCCTGCTCCAGGGCGGCGAGCTGCTGGGAGACGGCGGACGGGGTGAGATAGAGCGCGGC is from Streptomyces venezuelae ATCC 10712 and encodes:
- a CDS encoding serine hydrolase yields the protein MASDTTRGQGGPSRRAFGGGLLALGGAVVIGTVPGAAAASEPGPGAGLPGGPTGGSGYGSGPWSDGGPGGGAARRTTLRRGSAERAGLLAPHLDRLVTRAESFLAPSPDHPWYAGAVLLAGRGGTVALHRAIGSAVRYAAYDEKTDTGVELPPKRRLPMTEDTVFDLASVSKLFTSILAVQQIERGALELEARVTAYLPEFGGGGKQDVTVRQLLTHTSGFRAWIPLYKEPTREGRLRLLWNEVLANPPGSAYLYSDLNLITLQLILEEITGLGLDVLLHDEITAPLGMHRTRFNPPLSWRPGIAATEDARPPWSGLDRGMVWGEVHDENAHAMGGVAGHAGIFSRAWDLAVLARTLLNGGAYGRARILSPASVELMFTDFNTAFPGNAHGLGFELHQHWYMGAMATPRTAGHTGFTGTSLVLDPTTDSFLIVLGNSVHPVRSWRSGSAPRVATADDLARAVPVRPARGRTAWFSGMTSGTTGTLTLPSVPGAARLACALWWDTEPGADSAVLESSADGGTTWQPVPFTTDGHTEHPTGAAGGWSGRVWHTVSAALPGPVARLRWRYTTDRRYVGRGVYVDGLRLFDGTGRPVFDEARPADGSRIEANGWTRSAD
- a CDS encoding sialidase family protein, whose protein sequence is MTSLSERRPPDARRFARSAWLCALALTLLAAVAFAVSPPSPATAATAGTTTPPLATQVSNTPFKARENYYCTRIPALVTSTKGVLLAFAEGRNRLTTTGCHDVGDNDLVLKRSLDGGATWQALQVVVGAGDELAHGNPAPVVDAVSGRITLLYSSSEWNHDGAKPSRAGYARTVHAIHSTDDGATWSASVPQPQLKAAGWGWVSTGPGHGIQLGRGPHHGRLIVPGDHTAGGDTTAGGQLYISDNGGLTWAIGARSESAKSGAYPGELTVAQTVDGGVYVNARNSEPTRCLTNEHRLETVSPDGGDSFAAPFTPVANLDTSPVFGSLLRLHAQDQDAKPNRLLYSGASRLGPSPLEDRRELAIRSSYDEGKTWRTVGTLVSAARTGYSDLTLLPSGSIGILYETAGNIPHGNVAFGAFTEQAMQDSETELRRPRTGDTHVRAAGEAGNHAIVHGGARLGTRHDGVAMEFDGQDDYLRLVCSPSLRVDDKDFTVTAWFRHSAATGTLPIIWAYGMPGTDPLKKGRHFSVRAEPGGNLLRATVGTDIGSTEVTLPSSYNDGTWHHVVFTRQGLTIGLAVDGQPAATATMPAGNSAADRNVTPAAEFNIHIGARPDFPNQPAGVAQLFHGTLDDVRLFRTALTDAEAARVKAGALDVATDREKLRLGFTTIW
- a CDS encoding alpha/beta fold hydrolase translates to MVSVTHGEVWADDAGAEGDGPPLVLLHPGVGDSAVWDPVLPALAARHRVIRYDVRGYGRSPAPTAAYSPVRDLAELLDHFAVDRAVLVGSSMGGATSLDYALEAPERVAGLALLVPGVSGYDGLVTGEFFERLEPLAAAGDLDGIVRLGLRAWAKAGGGTPETDPVAAELCRAVLPAWFSNIGHQLTGPPAFDRLGEISAPTLLALGELDRPEVVRCNEEMAERIPGCRLVRLPGSDHYPTLREPDHVVRLIEELYAETA
- a CDS encoding LysR family transcriptional regulator, whose product is MIEARRLHILRAVADHRTVTAAAAALYLTPSAVSQQLAALEQETGHRLVDRSARGARLTPAGEILLSHANAVLAQLERAESELAAYSSGEAGTVTVAAFATGIGLVVAPAIRALADSAPGIRVRVRDAEGDESLLMVLDRQVDVAVAVEYRGAPGEDDARLTRVPLYAEPFDAVLPSGHPLAAGERVALGDLAKDAWIGQSVGNPCHDVTVLACEYAGFTLNPEHSSDDFRAVVALAAASAGVALVPRSALRGVDLTGVEVRPIEGVAPTRRVFAAVRRGAEDHPLISPVLTALRAASGSGA